The region CTTAGACCAATTGTCCCTGTATTTTTGtgtcattttcttaaaaagataaagttAGATTATTATGTTGAAATTTATTCCCAACTCCTAAATTCCATGAATctatatataacttttatttctcttgttgcatttatattaaaaaccCTTTGGCTCCAATATATGAGCTTATTTTGTGCATGGACTCAAAGATTAAGTTTCTTATCCTTTCCTCCAGAATCAGTGTCTAGTCATCAATTTTCTCATAGCTCCATGCACCTCCGTATTCCTCAGACTATAGATGATAGGATTGAGCATGGGTGTGACTACTCCATAGAAAAGGGCAATCAGTTTGCTAAAAGCAGAATCTTTGGACTTGGGCTTCATATACATGAAAAGGATTGTCCCATAAAACATAGTCACCACCGTTACGTGGGCTGAGCAGGTGGAAAAggccttttttcttccttctgctgaatTGATTCTTAGTACAGTAGAAAGGATGAAAATGTAGGAGATACAAATCAAcagcaatggaaaaaacaaaaacattacattacccaacattatAGTAATCTCATTCAAGGAGATATCTGTGCAAGCCAGCTTGACAAAGGCCAATATTTCACAAACAAAatgattaatgacattttttCCACAGAAGGGCAATCGTACTGCAAGAATAGTCTCTGTTAATGAGTTGAAAAAGCCCAGTACCCAGGACAGAGCAGCCATCTGAATGCAGAGTGCCTTGCTCATGATGACGGGGTACCTCAGAGGCTTGCAAATGGCCACAAACCGATCGTATGCCATCACTGCTAGGAGCACACACTCTGTGGACCCCATAGTGTAGGAGACAGACATCTGAACAACACATCTAGTGAAGGAGatggtttttttctttgacagGAAGTGTATCAACATTGAGGGGATAAAGGAGGATGTGTACCAAATGTCTAGGAAGGAGAGATTACcaaggaagaagtacatgggtaCATGGAGGCGGGAGTCCAGGAGAGTTAGGACCACCAAGGTGCTGTTCCCCAGGAGGATCACCAGATACATCACCAAGCACACCACAAAAAGGGCCTTTTCAGCTCTCGGGTACTCAGAAAGTCCCCGCAGAATGAACTCGACCTCTGTCCAGTTGGTCCTTTCCATTTCATTACTTTATACCTGGAGTAATCCAAAAGAGAAAACTGCACGTGAATTCAATGAATCTGTAGAGTATTAACATGTGGAGTAAGAGATCGTGGTAGGAGGGGCATCAAATGTATCAGCAGTAGCAGGAATGGTGGTAACAGTTGTAAGTTTAGTTTTACAAATTCCCCTTCTAGCTTATAAAGCCGGGGATTGAAGACATGTGATAATTACATTGGTTGCTTATTAAAACTACAGGTTTCTGCATTCCATTCCTGAGATCATAATGCATTTTGAATACACAGCTGTCATTTCTAATTCAGTGAAGCCACAGAACCCActttgaatattattattttgaaaagagcATGCATAATCTGTTAAAATATCTATTTGATTTTATACCATGCCCAATCATTAACAATACCATTGGTTTAGGGTTTTATAACTTACAAATAGGTTCAcacattatatgtattttatcatcACAATATTTctctaaggaaataaaattcatagaggaaatttatataaaaacatagTAAGTGagatgtataatataaaaatgcacCATTCAAATCTGCATTTTCTTACTTTACCCCACCCCCTTTTTAACTACATGCTTATTGCTGTCCCCAAATTATGCAAGTTATCTAAGGGGTGAGAATCAGGCATATATTTTGCATAGTGTtctccagatgattctaatgtgcacCTGAGGAACAGAACCACTTGTCTAGTGGAGTGCTTCCAAATTTTAGTGAACAGATGAATCACATAGAGAATCTGTGTAGAAGATTCTGAATCAGTGGGTCTGACGTGGACTCAAAGATCTGCATTTATTAACAAGCTCCCAGATGCTGTTGATGCTGCTTCTCTGCAGACTTCACATGGATAGTAAGGCCTTTTAGACCATCTTTTCCCAAAACCTTTGGAGAGTACCACTGGTGCTTTGATTGTATGTGGAATTGAGTTGAGTAGCAGACAATGCAAAACTGAACATTTTGCGAGTTGGAGGTGAGACTTCTGTGTAAGTGTGTAGTGataaattttgtattcttttgatTTTAGATATACAAGTAACCAAACTGGATACTCTATAAGAATAAAATTCTTATAGAGGCTTTGAAAGAACATCAGCCATTTGGGGCCTGTACTGAAGTTTTTGCAGGAAAGATGTGAATCAGATCAaatgtcctctctttttcttttctaaaaagatCTAAAAATTGATTCCTATTTGGACATTGCAGAAAATAATTATGGTGTGCATTTGGTCTTCTAACAACTCTGAGATAGttgctgggggaaaaaatcccttGCAAACCTCTATAGGAAAAACCACCAATCtgctttaattcttttaaatagaCAGTATAAAGGAAGTTATTTTCATGAGTTTTGTAGTGGTAGTGTAACTTTTAAGAAGCACTTAACAAACACTTTGTTGAATATCATTGTGTCTGAAAGATTTTCTCTATTTATGTTTACATCCCTAAATGTATTCCTGGGAACAATGGAATGAACACTTTTAAGATCCTTGATATTTTCTAGTAAATTACTTCCCATGAGGTCTGTATATTGGATAATTCAATTTTTCCTAGTTCTTTGTCATTATTGGATATTATTTTTGTGAAACAGTTTTTTCATTATTGGCTAACACTAAGGTGATTGTTGAATAATTATAATACACTTATTTGATGGGTTATTATGCACTTGTTAATATGACGTTTGTGGGGTATTTATATAATTATGAAAATGATGTTACGGTATTGTTTGCAAAACCAAAACCTCCACCAAGGTAGACAGAATAGaaggattggaaagaaatatCCAAAACACTAATGGTTACCTTACAGaccttttatctgtttttctgacattcaaatttctaaaatagatgtgcacaaagaaaaattataataaaacagaaaaaaacactgaagcaGATATCCAATTTTATTAGGAAGAttaactcagaaaaaaatgttaaaacaatataaattatacacGATTGTCTTAGGTATCTAGAGGCTACACAGTGAGCCCAAGTCGTGCTGGTATCCGGATATCAATGGGAACCCACTGTTTCTAGTGGACCCAGAGCATTTATATTCcttgccctaaaaatcctctcgTAACAGTGTTTATTGTTTTTGGAGGTACACCAACATAAACAACTTGAGTTCTTGACTTAATCATATGTTATAAAAAGAGATTGCAGACCACTGATTTCTGAAACAGAATTGTCCCGAGAAGGTGACATTCTTACTTGTAAAGGCTGAATGGCCTGGACCCTAGCCATCCTCTAATCCCTCTCTTCCAACCCCTGGTCTTTTATGAGAAAGCACCACTCTGGTTCAATGCTTTGGGACTTCATGCAGGCCCAGACATGAAGTTATAGTGTTGGAATAGACCTAAAAatatgtgtgactttttttctatCCAACTCAGAAGTCAAACTCTAACTTTGTAGAAGGACCCCTaactttctgtgttttttcttttgctttgtttgatTGACTTAGCTACTTAAAgatctaatttttaaagtactgagATTTTTCAATGAAAAACTTATGCCATCTGTACTCTAAATTGTCACTATAGGAAATAATCCTATTATCCTCTCCAACTCTTTTAAAGTGATTAATTCAGTCCATTGATGATACTGCACAAAGATTAATGGATTTGCCAACTCTcaatttatagattttaaaaactctaaTCTTCAATTAATATACTACAAGGAAAGAGGTACTATTTTAGCTCAGTGAGAGAAGAATGGCTGATGTGAGGTTCCAGTGCAATgcactttatataatttttatcatttaatcttcaaaataacccaaatattattcttaatattttaactatGAGGAAATTAATTTGAGATTTCAAAGGTTAAgtacaatataaatatattatggtTAGCAAATGCTAGAATTACGATTTAAACCCTTATTTCTATGACCCTTAatctcccattttcccctctatACCTCAATGTTtactaatttataaatttttaaataaaaccatacTTTAACATGGTACAATTAACTTTCATCAAGAGTCCATTTGGTAATCATATATACAAAATACATTTACCTTTTCTGAAAACATTGAAGACACTGTCTTCTTCGTATGAAGACATGTATCACAATAATGAATTCAAATGAAAAACGTGCCCGAAACTCTTTTCATGATGAGCACGGAGAGAATTAAGGTCTGGGGTAGTGGAATTTGATTTGTAATAAATGAGAactcaaacatttttaatatttcttctttaggCTTCACCACCTGGGAGTCAGACTAACAGCTGGGATTACTTCTGCCCTCTGCTACACACTTCTGTTTCTAGTCCTATTTTCCCCTGAACACCTTTAACTACATGTTTCCTTGAAGTCTTATTGAACATAGTTTATGTCTGAATATTATGTAAATCACCATGGGCTCTTGCTGCAGATAATTTTTACTTAAGACTTTGGTGAATTGGATACTCGAGTATAGTAGTCATTAGCCTGTTATTTGTGAGGGCCTGTTAATGTTGCAAGCAACTTCGTCTTTCTCCCTAGTCTCTTCCATAAACCATTTTGgggttaaaatataaattcaaataatattCTGGTCTTGAAAATGATGTctaagtatttgtattttttcctttacatatatatatttgtaaatatatgtgtgtatttatgcatgtcaatatatgtatatatatgtaattttcaaAATCATACTAGCAAGGATCACCTAAAGTCAGAaatctttatatttattgttagaatgtttttcttttgaagtaatttttaacaaaaatctcTTTATCTTACCTTGAGACTGGGCTTTTAAAGTCATCCACGCCATGTACTCTATTGAGCAACAGAAAAAATCCCcaggaatttgaattttatttgcattttacaaatgagaccAGCAAATTCTCAATTATAAAGATGGTTGCTTCTCCTTCCTAAGGGGGGGATATATGGGATAGAATAGCCATAGTCAGGCAAACTTGAATCTTTTTAAGAGGgtgtcaaagaaataaaacatattaaaaataaagatcaatGATGCAACTCTAGTTTTACATCATTTGCCCTAAAGCTGTCACTTACTTGAAAGAGACTCGACTTCTCCTGGAAGTCAGTTTAGCACTTATTTTTACAATCTTCTGCAGTCCCTACGGCTGTGAGTTAGAAATTTAGGATTCCCTGGAGACAAAGTCTCTACTTCTGCACGTTGCAAAGGCCCAATTACTTTGACTTAAAGAAAATCTCCCAACATTTCTTGGAGTATTCATTGAATATTTATGACTTCAACATAAGTTGGGCCTGGAATTAGAATATGTCCAGAAGTTCTCAGAAAAGTTAAACTTCCCCAAGAATTTGTCCCccacagctttattgagatataatttatattatataattataaatttaaaatattcaacatgatgatttgatgtaTGTACATACTGCAAAGTAATTACCATGATGAAGGTTAGTTAACACCATCTATCAGCTCATATCATGCTTTTTTGTGCATGTGGTGAGAACGTTTcaaatctactctcttagcaactttctaGTTTGCGATACATATCAACTGTAGTCGCCATGCTGTACATTTGGCCTCCAGAACTTACTaatcttgtaactggaagtttgtaccttctgACCACCGTCACTCCTTTACTCCTCCTCCAGCCCCGGAAACCACCCGTCTACTCTCTGTTTCCTTAAATCCAGCTTttgtagattccacatgtaagtgatcTAGatcttacagtatttgtctttcaggaattcatttttctttttattccaaaataataCTGCATCAATCCCCCCGAATCCTAAATAAGTCATTCCACATCTTTAAGATCTTTTAATCttacataattttgttaattttacaaCACATATGAGTTTTCTTTAACCAGTTTAATCATTGTATGGGTAAATTTTAATTAGTATGTGCcatttcatagcaatatttttttgtgattttcatGAAAATCACAAAAGTCTTTGTAATATccctttttaatatttgaaaaatgtttcattaagTGTGGTTGTATAGATCTACCCtacaattttaatattattggatatttcaatttgtttctatttttttgagaTTTTGATAAAGTG is a window of Desmodus rotundus isolate HL8 chromosome 1, HLdesRot8A.1, whole genome shotgun sequence DNA encoding:
- the LOC112304517 gene encoding olfactory receptor 13D1-like; translation: MERTNWTEVEFILRGLSEYPRAEKALFVVCLVMYLVILLGNSTLVVLTLLDSRLHVPMYFFLGNLSFLDIWYTSSFIPSMLIHFLSKKKTISFTRCVVQMSVSYTMGSTECVLLAVMAYDRFVAICKPLRYPVIMSKALCIQMAALSWVLGFFNSLTETILAVRLPFCGKNVINHFVCEILAFVKLACTDISLNEITIMLGNVMFLFFPLLLICISYIFILSTVLRINSAEGRKKAFSTCSAHVTVVTMFYGTILFMYMKPKSKDSAFSKLIALFYGVVTPMLNPIIYSLRNTEVHGAMRKLMTRH